CATCACTACAGTGGCCGGCAACGTCAGTTTGGCTTGCACTACCAACAATGCTTTACGTTTGCGAGATTTATTAGGACTTGAAGTACCAGTTCATACTGGAGCGGAAGGCCCACTTAAAGGGACACCCGTCTTTGCCGACCATGTACACGGTGTCGACGGGCTAGGCGGCATTGACCTCCCTGAGCCCACCAGCGGCCCGGACTCCGAAAATGCCATCGAGTATTTAGTGGAATCCACCCGAAGCGAAGAGGGCCTTCACTTAGTGCCCATCGGCCCACTCACCAACATCGCTTTAGCGCTGAAAGCCGACCCAAGTCTCGCCCACCGAGTGGCCTCAATCACCTTGATGGGAGGCAGCACCCAAGGACTCGGTAACGTAACCGCTGGAGCAGAGTTCAATATTTATGCCGACCCAGAAGCGGCAGAAATAGTGTTCCAAAGCGACAGCCCACTAACCATGATCGGCCTCAACCTCACCCACCAGGTACAAGTTGGTGCTCCAGAAATAAGCTTTTGCCAAGCCGTTGACTCCCCAGTCGGAGCGGCCATGACTCATCTGTTGGAGTTTTACGCCGACTTTTACCGCAACCACCTGCAAGCCGAAACAGGTGCCATGCACGACCCCTGTGCAGTGCTCGCCGTTACCCACCCAGAGCTTTTTACCTTTTCCCCACGAGCCGTCAATGTAGAAACCACTGGTACCCACACTCGAGGAATGACCCAGGTCGACGAACGAGGCAACGGTTCAGACCAAACACCCAATTGTTCGGTGGCCTACCAAGCAGAATCCGCAGCAATCATCGGCCTCATAAAACAGGCCATCGCTGAAAGTTAACCCCTTAGACCGGGCGGTGCACGGTGACCACCCAACCACCAATGGTAGGCACCGAGGCCAGAGCTGTTGTTCCCTTAAGTAAAATCTCGGCTACCGCTGCGGCATCCACCTTTTGCGGATGAACCTGCCACACCAGGCCATGCTTGGCGTGATCTTGGCGAGGCGACCAGTCGCTAGGGGCTTGCACCCCAAGGTCCTCGAGCCGATCACCAGCGCCACGGCCTGACCCGTGGGCCAAACCAACCGAAGCAGGGGCCCCATCGTTACCGGCCACAAAAGTACCCACCGGCACCCGCGGACCACGGGCCGAAAACCAAGCAAAAAAACCGCTAACTTCTACTCGGCTGTCTTCGTCTACCTTGGGCTCAAGGTTGACCCACCCGTCGCCAGCAGTCGCCAGTTCGGCAATAGCCGTTACGAGTTGGTGGCGGTCATCGTCTACCGAAAAAAACTCTGTTTCGTAACGAGCCATCAAACGGCCTCCACCATGAGTTCGTCAAGAAGAGACAGAACATTCATTTTTATTTGCTCTCTTACTTGACGCACCATGTCAAGGTCTTGGCCCGCCGGGTCATCTAACGGCCAATCCACATAACGTTTACCGGGATACACCGGGCAAACATCTCCACAACCCATCGAGACCACTACCTCTACCTCTTGCAGTAACGCTTCGGTCCAGTGCAGTGGTTGCGCAGCGGCAATATCGATACCTTCTTCGGCCATGGCCTCTACGGCCGCTGGGTTAAGTTGTCTGGCCGGAGCCGACCCCGCCGAAAACACTCGCACCTGGTCGCCACCAAAGTGACACATCCACCCGGCTCCCATTTGAGAACGGCCAGCATTATGCACACAAAGAAAAAGCACGCCAGGGTTTTTCACAACAGGTTAAGAGACATCTCGACGGCGGAAAATAGTGGTCCCCAGCGCCACGCACCCGAGAGCGAACACTAAGCCAATAAGCCCTGCAGCAAGGTACGTGTTGGCAAAAACTTGTTCGTGATAGCGCCCAAAATCCTTCCATTTAAAGGTGTCCCCTTCGCCGATAAATGAAGCAAGATTAAAGAAGGGGTCCCACGGCCGCAGCCACCTCAACCAGAGGTCAATGAGAATACCGCCAATGATGTTGTAGCCCAGCATGGCCATCACCGCTCCGGCAGTGTGGCGGGTGACGATAGCCACCGTACCGGCGATCAGCCCCAACAAACCAGCGGCTATCCCGATGCGCCCGGTAACCGAAATGAGATCAATCCAAAAGCGAGTATCAACCGCTTCGGTTGTGCC
The Acidimicrobiia bacterium DNA segment above includes these coding regions:
- a CDS encoding arsenate reductase ArsC, translating into MKNPGVLFLCVHNAGRSQMGAGWMCHFGGDQVRVFSAGSAPARQLNPAAVEAMAEEGIDIAAAQPLHWTEALLQEVEVVVSMGCGDVCPVYPGKRYVDWPLDDPAGQDLDMVRQVREQIKMNVLSLLDELMVEAV